One region of Diabrotica undecimpunctata isolate CICGRU chromosome 6, icDiaUnde3, whole genome shotgun sequence genomic DNA includes:
- the LOC140443401 gene encoding uncharacterized protein — protein MCGKDWFYSFMHRHPELSLRKPEATSLSRITAFNREELKIFYKNLATLCDRYKFKCDQIFNVDETGISNVHVPCKIVAAKDQKQVGAITSGEQGQTTTLVFAFSASGQYILPMFIYRRNRMKVGLDKNRPIGAIYQGNPNQSK, from the coding sequence ATGTGTGGAAAAGACTGGTTTTATTCATTTATGCACCGTCATCCAGAACTCAGTTTGCGTAAACCAGAAGCAACAAGTTTGAGTAGAATTACAGCTTTTAATCGTGAAGAACTAAagatattttacaaaaacttagCAACTCTATGTGATCGTTACAAATTTAAATGTGATCAAATTTTTAATGTTGATGAGACGGGTATCAGTAATGTTCATGTTCCCTGTAAAATTGTTGCTGCCAAAGACCAGAAACAAGTGGGTGCAATTACCAGTGGTGAACAAGGACAAACCACGACGCTAGTATTCGCTTTCAGTGCATCAGGTCAATATATTCTacctatgtttatttatagaagaAATCGGATGAAAGTAGGTTTGGACAAAAACCGTCCTATTGGGGCAATATATCAGGGCAATCCAAATCAGAGTAAATAA